From Streptomyces sp. NBC_01460, a single genomic window includes:
- the hemE gene encoding uroporphyrinogen decarboxylase produces MSANDLPQELSSVRSGEGPSSGLRTNPATHESAFLKACRREPVPHTPVWFMRQAGRSLPEYLKVREGIAMLDSCMMPELVTEITLQPVRRHKVDAAIYFSDIVVPLKAIGIDLDIKPGVGPVIAEPIRTRADLARLRDLTPEDVMYVTEAIGMLTAELGATPLIGFAGAPFTLASYLVEGGPSRNHERTKAMMYGEPELWADLLDRLAEITGAFLKVQIEAGASAVQLFDSWVGALAPADYRSSVMPASAKVFDAVASYGVPRIHFGVGTGELLGLMGEAGADVVGVDWRVPMDEGARRVGPGKALQGNLDPAVLFAPTEAVEAKTREVLDAAAGLEGHVFNLGHGVMPTTDPDALTRLVEYVHQQTEH; encoded by the coding sequence GTGAGTGCCAACGACCTTCCCCAAGAGCTCAGCTCCGTCCGATCAGGGGAGGGCCCGTCCTCGGGCCTGCGGACGAACCCCGCCACCCATGAATCGGCGTTCCTCAAGGCCTGCCGCCGTGAGCCGGTGCCGCACACCCCGGTCTGGTTCATGCGTCAGGCGGGCCGGTCGCTGCCCGAGTACCTGAAGGTCCGCGAGGGCATCGCGATGCTCGACTCCTGCATGATGCCGGAGCTGGTCACCGAGATCACGCTGCAGCCCGTACGCCGCCACAAGGTCGACGCCGCGATCTACTTCAGCGACATCGTCGTCCCCCTCAAGGCCATCGGGATCGACCTCGACATCAAGCCCGGCGTGGGCCCGGTGATCGCCGAGCCGATCCGCACCCGCGCCGACCTGGCCCGGCTGCGCGACCTCACGCCCGAGGACGTCATGTACGTCACCGAGGCCATCGGGATGCTCACCGCCGAGCTCGGCGCGACGCCGCTGATCGGATTCGCCGGTGCGCCGTTCACCCTCGCGAGCTACCTCGTGGAGGGCGGCCCGTCCCGCAACCACGAGCGCACCAAGGCCATGATGTACGGCGAACCGGAGCTCTGGGCCGACCTGCTCGACCGGCTGGCGGAGATCACCGGCGCGTTCCTGAAGGTCCAGATCGAGGCGGGCGCCTCGGCGGTCCAGCTCTTCGACTCCTGGGTCGGCGCGCTGGCCCCCGCCGACTACCGCAGCTCCGTGATGCCGGCCTCCGCGAAGGTCTTCGACGCCGTCGCGTCCTACGGCGTCCCGCGCATCCACTTCGGCGTCGGCACCGGCGAGCTCCTCGGCCTCATGGGCGAGGCCGGCGCGGACGTCGTCGGTGTGGACTGGCGCGTGCCGATGGACGAGGGCGCCCGCCGGGTCGGACCCGGCAAGGCGCTCCAGGGAAACCTCGACCCGGCGGTGCTGTTCGCGCCGACCGAGGCGGTCGAGGCGAAGACCCGCGAGGTGCTCGACGCCGCCGCCGGTCTCGAGGGCCACGTCTTCAACCTCGGGCACGGCGTCATGCCGACGACCGACCCGGACGCCCTCACCCGCCTCGTCGAGTACGTCCACCAGCAGACGGAGCACTGA